The Papaver somniferum cultivar HN1 chromosome 3, ASM357369v1, whole genome shotgun sequence genome includes a region encoding these proteins:
- the LOC113356475 gene encoding protein PHOTOPERIOD-INDEPENDENT EARLY FLOWERING 1-like isoform X1, whose protein sequence is MASRGPRPKVEHEARPKRQKALEASREPRRPKTHWDHVLDEMVWLSKDFESERKWKLAQAKKVAIRASKGMLDQATRGEKKVKEEEQKLRKVALNISKDVKKFWTKIEKLVLYKHQLELEEKKKKALDRQLDFLLGQTERYSTMLAENLVDMPYPHKHMCLDSATEQHINHDEGEKEDQQINEDEYVKDDDQTKHEKEEGDQIVSHGDEEGDRQTTQVADEGEPNDLMGSQDGPGDHMDVDGDYDVQSEDESEDDEHTIEEDEALITKEERKAELEGLQDEMDLPLEELLKRYKISTVSREESPGEEDSAEPFNEIVNLGEAGKDAHTSSTTDGGSSCAISNHLGVTNGDISTIKDEHRSDSDIGTGGNQDANKSEMQSTFSDCSDNQEEDGDYIHVASEEKDDETTLVEEEELAKDEAGDAVNEIELLQKEREIPMEELLARYKKDYNVEDEEDDDAHGYTSDSSEECVDLQARLDVEMKGVPSPVNKDAPLEAQPSESKLIIAEQEEDELNIKSDHEKDSDDIIADAAAAARSAQPTGNTFLTTKVRTKFPFLLKYPLREYQHIGLDWLVTMYEKRLNGILADEMGLGKTIMTISLLAHLACEKGIWGPHLIVVPTSVMLNWETEFLKWCPAFKILTYFGSAKERKFKRQGWMKPNSFHVCITTYRLVIQDSKAFKRKKWKYLILDEAHLIKNWKSQRWQTLLNFNSKRRILLTGTPLQNDLMELWSLMHFLMPHIFQSHQEFKDWFSNPISGMVEGQEKVNKEVVDRLHNVLRPFLLRRLKRDVEKQLPGKHEHVIYCRLSKRQRNLYEDFIASSETQATLASSNFFGMISVIMQLRKVCNHPDLFEGRPIISSFDMSGIEMQLSSSICTMLSSSPFSEVNLKGLGLLFTDLDFSMTSWESDEIKAIATPSRMIEDRVTSVDIGKTCSRHRPCGYMKKGYGTNIFDEIQKALWEERLKEAKERAKSIAWWNSLQCRKKPMYGTSLRDLVTVRHPVSDIHQQKSNPSCYLDFSSKLASIVLSPVERFQRLIKLIESFMFAIPAARASSPVCWCSKSGATVFSDPSFKDKCTDVLSPLLSPIRPAIVRRQVYFPDRRLIQFDCGKLQQLAVLLRRLKSEGHRALIFTQMTKMLDVLEPFINLYGYTYMRLDGSTPPEERQTLMQRFNTNPKIFLFILSTRSGGVGINLVGADTVIFYDSDWNPAMDQQAQDRCHRIGQTREVHIYRLISESTIEENILKKANQKRVLDDLVIQSGSYNTEFFKKLDPLELFSGHRELPANNIHKEKSSNSGVEVSLSNADVEAALKQAEDEADYTALKKVEQEEAVENQEFLDDAIGRVEDDELANEDDAKFDEKAPEPEDQSTSIAALDNDVDAILNGSDPNDDRVLTLTGTEEDDMLADVKQLAAAAAAAGHASSSFENQLRPIDRYAMRFMDLWDPIIDKSALVSQVNFEEKEWELDRIEKFKEDLEAEIDDDEEPFVYEEWDADYATEAYRQQVEVLAQRQLLEDLEYEAKEAEEAEKEKLESLSRNEAAAAKTKSKPKKKTKKKKFKSLKKGALASEVETTLEEQPEYMSIDDESMYTDGLDSYSDFIPSHSPVQKKRKKAHSTQNADEEKTKRKSTKKQKKGPESSRSALEYDSLDKQHAGELMVLDLDHRPPCRSRMGGKISITTMPVKRVLLIKPEKLNKKGSVWLRGCISMSDSWSSSEDAILCAIVHEYGTHWSLVSDVIYGMPAGGFHRGRFRHPFQCCERFRDLFHKNVLSIVEIPNNNEKVTNTCSGKSILKVTEDGTQTLLNVTSDLADNECILQKHFTAVLTSVWKARSRFKHWSSLSSTYQEGFDSAKWVFNLRRCTREPLRNLGAVGESSKLVAAALQDAYSKQQEDVSQSEQREAASMMEEPLEIILEVQTDHEDCEIPLPSHVNVLICGSDSPHTKNESAEGDSHLDLRSNMAEHRFRGASKACFDGVTQGWASSSFPAFDFVKSRSTPSKPQSAGKPSKSKQLLRGASTEQPREEEHHTPSTSKQTPHILSPKTALTASVGFLSGDSDIIRSCTGGADVGAEDREDIMGMDGYGFYEVDATIPYNYDSSFISGLDDCTLLPDITDIG, encoded by the exons ATGGCCTCCAGAGGTCCAAGGCCTAAGGTTGAGCATGAAGCACGACCTAAGCGCCAAAAG GCACTTGAAGCTTCCAGAGAACCTCGTCGACCCAAAACGCACTGGGATCATGTTTTAGATGAGATGGTTTGGCTGTCCAAG GACTTTGAGTCGGAGAGAAAATGGAAACTAGCTCAAGCGAAGAAGGTTGCTATAAGAGCCAGCAAGGGCATGCTGGACCAAGCTACTAGAGGAGAAAAGAAAGTGAAG GAAGAAGAGCAGAAGTTGAGAAAAGTTGCACTTAATATCTCTAAGGATGTGAAGAAGTTTTGGACGAAAATTGAGAAGCTG GTGTTATACAAACATCAACTGGAGTtagaggagaaaaagaaaaaggcacTGGATAGACAGCTTGATTTTCTTCTAGGGCAGACAGAAAG GTACTCGACAATGCTAGCAGAAAATCTTGTTGACATGCCATATCCTCATAAGCATATGTGTCTAGATTCTGCGACTGAACAACATATTAATCACGACGAAGGTGAAAAAGAGGATCAACAGATCAATGAAGATGAATATGTAAAAGATGATGATCAAACTAAAcatgaaaaagaagaaggagatcAAATAGTTAGCCATGGCGATGAAGAAGGAGATCGGCAGACTACACAAGTAGCTGATGAAGGGGAACCAAATGATCTTATGGGATCACAAGATGGCCCTGGTG ATCATATGGATGTCGATGGTGATTATGATGTACAATCAGAAGATGAATCT GAAGATGACGAGCAtactattgaagaagatgaagctcTGATTACTAAGGAAGAAAGGAAAGCGGAACTGGAAGGTTTGCAAGATGAAATGGATTTGCCACTTGAGGAGCTGCTAAAGCGTTACAAGATCAGTACAG TTAGCAGGGAAGAGTCTCCAGGAGAGGAAGATTCTGCCGAACCATTCAACGAGATAGTGAATCTGGGTGAAG CAGGCAAGGATGCTCATACTTCTAGTACGACGGATGGCGGTAGCTCATGTGCAATCAGCAATCATCTA GGTGTAACAAACGGTGATATATCAACGATTAAGGATGAGCACAGATCAGATTCTGATATTGGTACAGGAGGAAACCAGGACGCCAATAAATCTGAAATGCAATCTACATTTTCCGATTGTAGTGATAATCAGGAG GAGGATGGAGACTACATTCATGTTGCCAGTGAAGAAAAG GATGATGAGACAACCttggtggaggaggaggagctGGCAAAAGATGAAGCAGGTGATGCTGTAAATGAG ATCGAACTACTGCAGAAAGAGAGGGAAATACCTATGGAAGAATTGCTTGCAAGGTATAAAAAG GATTACAATGTggaggatgaagaagatgatgatgcacATGGATATACATCTGACAGTTCTGAAGAATGTGTGGACCTTCAAGCTCGTCTAGATGTTGAAATGAAAGGGGTTCCTTCTCCAGTGAACAAAGATGCTCCTCTGGAGGCTCAACCTTCTGAATCCAAGCTAATTATTGCAGAACAAGAGGAAGATGAATTGAATATAAAGTCTGATCATGAAAAGGATAGTGATGATATAAttgctgatgctgctgctgcagCAAGATCAGCCCAACCAACGGGCAACACTTTCTTGACTACAAAAGTACGTACGAAGTTCCCTTTTCTTCTAAAGTATCCACTTCGTGAGTATCAGCATATTGGGTTGGATTGGCTTGTCACAATGTATGAGAAAAGACTTAATGGGATATTAGCTGACGAGATGGGTCTCGGGAAGACTATCATGACCATCTCTCTCCTAGCACACCTTGCTTGTGAAAAGGGAATATGGGGTCCACATCTGATAGTTGTTCCTACCAGTGTCATGCTCAACTGGGAGACCGAGTTTCTTAAATGGTGTCCTGCTTTTAAAATTCTTACTTACTTTGGAAGTGCAAAAGAGCGCAAGTTCAAGAGGCAAGGGTGGATGAAGCCTAATTCCTTCCATGTATGCATTACAACTTATAGACTCGTAATACAGGACTCCAAAGCTTTCAAGAGGAAGAAATGGAAATACCTGATACTTGATGAAGCTCATTTGATAAAAAATTGGAAGTCCCAGAGGTGGCAAACTCTTTTAAACTTCAACTCAAAACGGCGTATTTTACTGACGGGGACACCTTTACAGAATGACCTAATGGAACTCTGGTCTCTGATGCATTTTTTGATGCCACACATTTTTCAGTCTCATCAGGAGTTCAAAGATTGGTTCAGTAACCCTATATCAGGAATGGTAGAAGGACAAGAAAAAGTTAACAAAGAGGTTGTTGATCGTTTGCACAACGTCCTTCGCCCATTCTTACTAAGAAGGTTAAAGAGGGATGTGGAGAAGCAACTCCCTGGTAAACATGAGCATGTCATTTACTGTAGACTCTCAAAGCGGCAGAGGAATTTGTATGAAGATTTTATTGCTAGCTCTGAAACACAAGCGACACTGGCAAGTTCAAATTTTTTTGGCATGATAAGCGTTATAATGCAATTGCGTAAGGTTTGCAATCATCCAGACTTATTTGAAGGACGTCCAATCATAAGCTCGTTTGACATGAGTGGCATTGAAATGCAGTTGAGTTCTTCAATCTGCACAATGCTTTCTTCCAGCCCATTTTCTGAAGTTAATTTGAAGGGTTTGGGACTACTTTTTACAGATCTCGATTTCAGCATGACCTCTTGGGAAAGTGATGAAATTAAAGCAATTGCTACCCCCTCGCGTATGATCGAAGACCGTGTCACCTCAGTGGATATAGGAAAAACTTGCTCCAGACACAGGCCGTGTGGTTACATGAAAAAAGGTTATGGAACCAATATTTTTGACGAGATTCAAAAGGCTCTTTGGGAGGAAAGATTGAAGGAGGCAAAAGAAAGGGCAAAATCTATTGCATGGTGGAATTCCTTGCAATGCCGGAAAAAGCCCATGTATGGAACAAGCCTAAGGGATCTTGTTACAGTAAGGCATCCTGTTTCTGATATACACCAACAGAAAAGTAACCCTTCATGCTACCTGGACTTCTCCTCAAAGCTGGCTAGTATTGTGCTGTCACCTGTTGAGCGCTTCCAGAGGTTAATTAAGCTTATCGAATCTTTCATGTTTGCTATACCTGCAGCACGAGCCTCATCACCTGTTTGCTGGTGCAGTAAAAGTGGGGCAACAGTGTTTTCTGATCCATCTTTTAAGGATAAGTGCACAGATGTTTTGTCACCCCTTCTCTCACCCATTAGACCTGCCATAGTCCGCCGACAAGTATACTTCCCTGATAGGCGGCTCATACAATTTGACTGTGGTAAGTTGCAGCAGCTTGCGGTGTTGCTCAGGCGATTGAAATCAGAAGGTCACCGAGCATTAATATTCACTCAGATGACTAAGATGCTTGATGTCTTGGAGCCCTTCATAAACTTATATGGTTACACCTATATGCGTTTGGATGGTTCAACACCGCCGGAAGAGAGGCAAACGTTGATGCAGCGATTCAACACAAATCCCAAGATTTTTCTGTTTATTTTATCTACCCGAAGTGGAGGTGTTGGTATTAACTTAGTTGGAGCCGATACAGTTATATTTTATGATAGTGACTGGAATCCTGCTATGGATCAACAAGCTCAAGATCGATGCCACAGGATAGGTCAGACACGTGAGGTGCATATCTATCGTTTGATCAGTGAAAGCACTATCGAGGAGAACATTTTAAAAAAAGCAAATCAAAAGCGTGTTCTTGACGATCTGGTCATACAGAGTGGTAGTTACAATACTGAATTTTTTAAGAAACTTGATCCACTGGAGTTATTTTCTGGCCATAGAGAACTTCCAGCGAACAATATTCATAAGGAGAAAAGTTCTAACAGTGGGGTGGAGGTTTCCTTGTCAAATGCTGATGTGGAAGCTGCTTTAAAGCAAGCAGAAGATGAGGCAGATTATACGGCTTTGAAGAAAGTTGAGCAGGAAGAAGCTGTAGAGAATCAGGAGTTCTTGGATGACGCCATTGGAAGAGTAGAAGATGATGAACTTGCAAATGAGGATGATGCGAAGTTTGATGAGAAGGCCCCTGAGCCTGAGGATCAGAGCACCTCGATTGCAGCTTTGGATAACGATGTTGATGCCATCTTAAATGGAAGTGATCCAAATGATGACAGGGTTCTCACTTTGACTGGTACTGAAGAGGATGATATGCTAGCTGATGTGAAACAATtggcagcagctgcagcagcagcagggcaTGCAAGTTCATCGTTTGAGAATCAACTTCGGCCAATTGATCGGTACGCAATGCGATTTATGGATTTGTGGGATCCAATTATTGACAAATCAGCACTGGTTTCTCAAGTTAACTTTGAGGAGAAAGAATGGGAGCTAGACCGCATTGAGAAGTTCAAGGAGGATCTGGAGGCTGAGATTGATGATGACGAGGAACCTTTTGTATATGAGG AGTGGGATGCTGATTATGCAACCGAGGCGTATAGGCAACAAGTGGAAGTCTTGGCTCAGCGTCAG CTGTTGGAAGACCTTGAATATGAAGCGAAAGAGGCAGAAGAAGCAGAGAAAGAAAAACTTGAATCACTGAG caGGAATGAGGCGGCGGCGGCTAAAACTAAATCCAaacccaaaaagaaaacaaagaaaaagaagtttAAGTCTCTCAAGAAAGGAGCTCTAGCATCTGAAGTGGAAACAACACTGGAGGAACAACCTGAGTATATGTCCATTGATGACGAGTCTATGTATACTGATGGTCTGGATTCTTATTCAGACTTTATTCCATCACATTCACCTGTTCAGAAGAAACGTAAGAAGGCTCATTCCACCCAAAATGCTGATGaggagaaaactaaaaggaaaagcACCAAAAAGCAAAAGAAGGGTCCTGAAAGCAGTCGTTCAGCTTTGGAGTATGATTCTTTGGATAAGCAACATGCAGGTGAGTTGATGGTTTTGGACCTTGATCACAGGCCACCATGCAGGAGCAGAATGGGGGGGAAGATATCCATTACGACCATGCCTGTAAAACGGGTTTTGTTGATTAAACCGGAGAAATTAAACAAGAAGGGAAGCGTTTGGTTGAGAGGTTGTATTTCCATGTCTGATTCATGGTCATCATCGGAGGATGCGATACTATGTGCTATCGTACATGAGTATGGGACACATTGGAGCTTGGTGAGTGATGTTATCTATGGAATGCCTGCTGGTGGATTTCATAGGGGAAGGTTTCGCCATCCTTTTCAATGCTGTGAGAGATTTAGGGACCTTTTCCATAAAAATGTATTGTCAATTGTGGAAATTCCCAATAATAATGAGAAGGTCACCAACACGTGCTCTGGAAAGTCCATCCTCAAAGTAACAGAG GACGGTACTCAAACATTATTAAATGTTACTAGTGATCTGGCAGACAATGAGTGCATCCTCCAGAAGCACTTCACTGCCGTACTTACATCTGTATGGAAGGCAAGATCACGCTTTAAGCACTGGTCTAGCTTGTCATCAACATACCAAGAGGGTTTTGATTCTGCAAAATGGGTTTTCAATCTGAGGAGATGCACAAGGGAACCGCTAAGAAATCTAGGAGCTGTAGGTGAGAGCAGTAAGTTAGTAGCAGCTGCTCTCCAGGATGCATACAGTAAACAGCAGGAAGATGTCTCTCAATCTGAACAAAGGGAAGCCGCTTCCATGATGGAAGAACCATTAGAGATAATACTGGAAGTACAAACTGATCATGAAGATTGTGAGATACCATTACCATCACACGTTAATGTATTGATATGCGGCTCAGATTCACCACATACCAAAAATGAGTCGGCAGAAGGTGATTCACATCTGGATTTGAGAAGCAACATGGCCGAACACCGCTTCAG GGGGGCATCAAAAGCTTGCTTTGATGGTGTCACTCAGGGTTGGGCATCATCATCTTTTCCGGCGTTTGATTTTGTTAAATCTCGATCTACCCCTTCAAAACCACAGTCTGCGGGCAAACCTTCAAAATCAAAGCAGCTTCTGAGAGGAGCTTCAACGGAGCAGCCCAGGGAAGAGGAGCATCACACCCCTTCAACAAGTAAACAAACACCCCATATTTTATCCCCCAAAACAGCGTTGACTGCATCTGTTGGTTTCCTTTCTGGTGACAGTGATATTATAAGAAGCTGCACAGGTGGTGCTGATGTTGGTGCCGAAGACAGAGAAGATATCATGGGGATGGATGGATACGGTTTTTATGAAGTGGATGCTACTATTCCTTATAATTATGACTCTTCTTTCATTTCGGGTCTTGATGACTGTACATTGTTACCAGACATTACAGACATTGGATGA